One window of Quercus robur chromosome 5, dhQueRobu3.1, whole genome shotgun sequence genomic DNA carries:
- the LOC126727514 gene encoding uncharacterized protein LOC126727514 — translation MVLTRSMATTNDVQEEAPTTALERQVKTLAAAVERLTKQNHDLTEQLNQKSAAVNSQGDQEGNSAERRNNDGPQESNAPSKQVRRDASIPSVTDTAPQPIIAEMQAMKEQMEVLMNALKGRVSSDLDDLVNRTDSPFTASVNSFPLPSKFRMPSMDSYDGVKDPLDHLETFKTLMHLQGVADAIMCRAFPTTLKGAARIWFSRLTPNSIGTFRELSAQFTTHFIGGHRYKKSTACLMNIKQREEETLRAYISRFNKEALTIDEADDKILVAAFTNGLKGGKFLFSLYKNDPKTMSEVLYRATKYMNAEDALLAREDRPKKRDRQEDPRQDQGRKKGRMGDRRDERRPKPMGGRFTSFTPLTAPIDQVLMQIKDEGSLTFPGKLKSDPNKRSRDKYCRFHRDHGHDTADCYDLKQQIENLIRQGKLKKFVSKERMDQPQQEQHPRRENERPRPPIGDIRMIIGGTTAAGSSKKARKTYLRMVQNVQLAGTVPKMARREGPIIGFSEEDARRLHHPHDDALVVTLRAGDYNIHRVLVDNGSSADIMYYPAFQQMRIDRELLIPTNAPLVGFGGSRIFPLGAVTLPVTVGDYPQQITKDVTFLVVDCSSAYNAIIGRPTLNSWKAATSTYHLMIKFPTEYGVGELRGSQIAARECYVAMMEVEDQIQALNIEEHRTTAEPTEKLEEIVLDSSNSDRTTRIGTLVKPAIRQELVAFLRSNKDVFAWSHDDMPGIDPSVMVHKLNVLPSFPPVRQKKRVFAPERDQAIAEEVRKLQDASFIREVYYPDWLANVVMVKKTSGKWRMCVDFTDLNKACPKDSYPLPRVDILVDSTAQHQLLSFMDAFSGYNQIRMHEDDQEKTSFVTSQGLFCYKVMPFGLKNAGATYQRLMNKMFAQQIGRNVQVYVDDMLVKSRKEEDHLEDLKETFGTLRSYNMKLNPGKCAFGVTAGKFLGFMVSQRGIEANPDKIRAIMEMAPPRNVKEVQSLNGKVAALNRFVSRATDKCLPFFRTLKKSFEWTDECQRAFEELKTYLSSPPLLSPSQPGEELFLYLAVSTVAVSAALIREEDRAQKPVYYASRALRGAEERYQPMEKLAFALVTAARKLKPYFQAHTVNVVTDKPLRRALSNPEAAGRLTLWAIELSEFDIKYRPRVAIKGQAVADFIAEFTHDADKGAEEPPQWNIYTDGSSNKRVGGAGIVLLSPEGDKIECMVRLDFPITNNEAEYEAVAAGLDLAKAAGAESVVVHCDSQVVTNQVNGDYECKGERLKRYLDQVRARVDGLKATFVQIPRGDNELADRLAKAASAEHMITLGNVLPFVQIFPLIDPDNMQEIRSERNWTTPIASYLKDGILPEEKEAARKLKVRAARFVLIKDILYKRGFSRPYL, via the coding sequence atggtactcacgcgctcgatggcaaccacaaatgacgtccaagaagaagctcctacgactgcccttgagagacaggtcaagacgctcgccgcagctgtggagcgcctcaccaaacaaaaccacgacctgacGGAAcagctgaatcaaaagagtgcAGCCGTAAATAGCCAGGGagatcaagaagggaacagtgcggagaggagaaataatgacggaccGCAGGAGAGCAACGCaccgagcaaacaagtgcgacgggacgctagcatccccTCAGTGACGGacacagctccacaacccatcatcgcagagatgcaggcgatgaaggaacagatggaagtcctgatgaacgctctcaaggggcgagtgtccagcgatcttgacgaccttgtcaaccggactgactcgccatttacggcgtccgtcaactccttccccctgccgagtaagttccgcatgccgagcatggacagttatgacggagtcaaggaccccctcgatcacctagagaccttcaagaccctgatgcacctccAGGGAGTGGCggacgcaattatgtgtagggcattccctacaaccctgaagggcgcggcaaggatttggttcagccgcctgacaccaaactccatcggcaccttcagagagctgagcgctcagttcactacacacttcattggaggacatcggtacaagaaatccacggcttgtctgatgaacatcaagcagagagaggaggagacgttacgggcctacatatcacgcttcaataaagaagcgctcacgatcgacgaagccgacgacaaaaTATTGGTGGCCGCGTTCACaaacgggctgaaggggggtaagtttttgttctccctatacaaaaacgacccaaagacaatgtcggaggtgctttacagggccaccaagtatatgaacgctgaagacgctcTACTAGCAAGAGAAGACAGACcgaagaaaagagacagacaagaggatccccgacaggaccaggggcgaaaaaaaggacggatgggagatcgaagggacgagagacgtccaaaacccatgggtggaaggttcacaagtttcaccccgttgaccgctccgatagaccaagtcctaatgcagattaaggacgaaggatccctgacgtttccgggaaagctgaagagtgatcccaacaaaaggtcaagagacaaatattgccgcttccaccgtgaccatggtcacgacactgCCGATTGttacgacttgaagcaacaaatcgaaaaccttatccgacaaggaaagctgaagaagttcgtcagcaaggaaAGAATGGATCAACCccaacaagaacaacacccccgtcgagaaaacgagcgGCCAAGGCCCCcaataggggacataaggatgataattggaggaacaactgcggccggatcgtccaaaaaggctcgcaaaacgtaccttcggatggtacagaatgtccagctGGCGGGCACGGTACCAAAGATGGCtagaagggaaggccccattatcgggttctcggaggaggatgcaagacgcctacaccatccacacgacgatgcactcgtcgtcaccttgcgggcaggcgactacaacatccaccgggtgttggtcgacaacggtagttcggccgacatcaTGTATTATCCGgcattccaacaaatgaggattgatagagaactgctaataccgacaaacgccccgctcgttggctTCGGGGGGAGTAggatattccctttgggcgccgTCACGTTACCGGTGACGGTAGGAGActacccccaacaaatcactaaggacgtaacattcctggtggtcgattgctcgtcagcctacaatgctattattggacggCCCActctcaactcgtggaaggcggcaacatcaacataccacctgatgatcaagttcccaacggagtatggggtaggagagctacgcggaagccaaattgccgcacgagaatgctacgtagctatgatggaggtggaagaccagatccaggccttgaacatagaagaacaccgaacgacggcagaacctactgagaagctagaggagatagtTCTCGACAGTTCCAATTCAGATCGAACTAccaggatcggaacgcttgtcaaacccgcaatccgtcaagagctcgtagctttcttgaggagcaataaggatgtgttcgcttggagccatgacgatatgccaggaatcgatccctcggtcatggtacataagttgaatgtgttgccctcgttcccacccgtccgacaaaagaagagagtattcgccccggagcgagaccaagcaatagcggaagaggtccgcaaactccaagatgCAAGCTttatcagggaagtctactaccccgattggctggcgaatgtggtaatggtgaagaaaacgagtggcaaatggcggatgtgcgtggacttcaccgatcttaacaaagcatgccccaaagatagctatcccctcccAAGGGTCGACATACTAgtggactcgacggctcaacaccaattgctaagcttcatggatgctttctcgggttataaccagatccgcatgcacgaggacgaccaggagaagacttcgtttgtaaccagtcaaggtctcttctgttacaaagtaatgccatttggtctgaagaatgcaggggcaacataccagagactaatgaacaagatgttcgcacagcaaatcgggaggaacgtccaagtttatgtcgacgacatgctggtgaagagccggaaggaggaagaccatttggaagatctcaaggaaacattcggcacactccgatcctacaacatgaagctcaatccaggaaagtgcgcgtttggtgtaacggcaggaaaattcctaggattcatggtatctcaaagggggattgaagctaacccggacaaaatccgagccataatggagatggcccccccgagaaacgtgaaggaagtacagagccttaacggcaaggtagcggcattaaatagattcgtgtcgagagcgacggacaaatgtttacctttcttccgaacattgaaaaagtcattcgagtggacggacgagtgtcaacgagcattcgaggagttaaaaacctatctatcttcaccacctctactgagcccctcgcaaccaggtgaagagctcttcctctatttggccgtCTCCACtgtggccgtcagcgcggccttaataagagaggaggacagggcacagaagcccgtgtactacgccagccgggcgctccgcggtgccgaggaaagataccaacctatggagaaactcgcttttgcgttggtcacggcggctcgcaagctcaagccctactttcaagcccataccgtgaacgtagtgaccgacaagcccttgcgaagggcactaagtaatcctgaggccgcaggtcgactgacgctgtgggcaatagaattgagtgagtttgacatcaagtatcgtccacgtgtggccatcaaaggacaagctgtagccgacttcatagctgagtttacgcatgacgcggacaagggggcagaagaaccccctcagtggaacatctacaccgacggatcatccaataagcgagttggaggagccggcatagtattgctgtcacctgaaggagacaagattgaatgtatggtccgtctcgacttccccattaccaacaatgaagcagaatacgaagcagtagcagcaggactcgacctagccaaagccgccggagctgaaagtgtggtcgtgcattgcgactctcaagtcgtgaccaatcaagtaaacggagattatgaatgcaaaggggaaaggttgaagagatatctcgatcaagtgagggctagagtcgacgggctaaaagcaacgttcgtccagatccccaggggagacaaCGAGCTCgctgatcggctagccaaagccgcttcagcagaacacaTGATAACACTGGGTAATGTACTtccctttgttcaaatctttccgctaatagaccccgacaacatgcaggagatacgctccgaaagaaactggactacgccgatagcttcatacttaaaggacgggatattgcctgaggagaaggaggcagcgagaaagctaaaagtccgagcggcaaggttcgtcttgataaaagatattctttacaagagaggtttctcccgtccttacctatga